One segment of Spiroplasma kunkelii CR2-3x DNA contains the following:
- a CDS encoding AAA domain-containing protein — MNDIFLKNYKYFKNFINMLSNYYKNEEEKLFFKVLSDDFLNDKYGLISKLKNEINASFFKQTILYKIFSNSLDQDKNLKKDLIFPVGINLSQYEAVKNIYKNSFSIIQGPPGTGKTQTIINILFNILLENKNKTVAVVSNNNEAVKNIYDKLKEMKLDFLCTFAGNSDNINKSKNKFLDSWEILKNNYINNIKINSLSEINIAENINLLKDFNELNILKNEEQKQKKEFNNLLYFLQSLNMDISKITYSKKIKKILNENKIQKLKLVKNKIFKKEKISFFQRFFLKISFKIKVKNLNELGQTHLNEWFNYKLAELNLKKTINSIYQLQNKLNDQNYDDIIKNIKKISMNKLNQKIKDRFENIKIKQNLIVELNNKEKIQSLSSYIFNYAPFLLSTITSIGTYSNLSYKTVDYLIIDEASQATFLSCLPAMARARNIIIVGDLKQLKQIDDENFKRIDKKLLESQIQPHNKELLISNNNPINAISSLFGNRVLNVILQEHYRCHPDIINFCNEIYYENKLIPMTYNLYPDNYEAMSVIEVESNSGAIRQNRSWVSESEAHIVSNLLEQENKYNYNDIGVISPYAEQSKKIKNLILSIAKDIEINTVHKFQGRDKKKIIYCITQDKVSNLEFSANSNLVNVAVSRAKDELVVVVNKRICETNKNNDITRLINYINVLYKGKTFFKQTIGVFAALSSSNYEIETQEKKFNGFIGETSEYIFSKILDKLINQIIDIKYIKHYNLKLVVKNQEGFNDREKQFINHPWSHLDFLIFNKISKKPIIAIEVDGQQHNKSIQLWRDKVKDKALEKNGIKIYRIKTISINGEDKIINELKNLIV; from the coding sequence ATGAATGATATTTTTTTAAAAAATTATAAATATTTTAAAAATTTTATAAATATGTTATCAAATTATTATAAAAATGAAGAAGAAAAGTTATTTTTCAAAGTATTAAGTGATGATTTTTTAAATGACAAATATGGTTTAATTTCAAAGTTAAAAAATGAAATAAATGCTAGTTTTTTTAAACAAACTATACTTTATAAAATATTTTCAAATAGCTTAGATCAAGATAAAAATTTAAAAAAAGATTTAATTTTTCCTGTTGGTATTAATTTAAGTCAATATGAAGCTGTCAAAAACATTTATAAAAATAGCTTTTCTATAATTCAAGGCCCTCCTGGAACTGGTAAAACTCAAACAATTATTAATATTTTATTTAATATTTTATTAGAAAATAAAAACAAAACTGTTGCAGTTGTTTCAAATAATAATGAAGCTGTCAAAAACATTTATGATAAGTTAAAAGAAATGAAACTTGATTTTCTTTGTACATTTGCTGGGAATAGTGACAATATAAATAAATCTAAAAATAAATTTCTTGATTCTTGAGAAATCCTAAAAAATAACTATATTAATAATATTAAAATTAATTCATTATCTGAAATTAATATTGCAGAAAATATTAATTTATTAAAAGATTTTAATGAATTGAATATACTAAAAAACGAAGAACAAAAACAAAAGAAAGAATTTAATAATTTACTTTATTTTTTACAATCTTTGAATATGGATATTTCTAAAATTACTTATTCTAAAAAAATAAAAAAAATATTAAATGAAAATAAAATTCAAAAATTGAAATTAGTTAAAAATAAAATATTTAAAAAAGAAAAAATAAGTTTTTTTCAAAGATTTTTTTTAAAAATAAGTTTTAAAATTAAAGTTAAAAATTTAAATGAATTAGGACAAACTCATTTAAATGAATGGTTTAATTATAAACTTGCAGAACTTAATTTAAAAAAAACTATAAATTCTATTTATCAACTACAAAATAAACTTAATGATCAAAATTATGACGATATTATTAAAAATATTAAAAAAATATCAATGAATAAGTTAAATCAAAAAATTAAGGATAGATTTGAAAATATAAAAATAAAACAAAATTTAATTGTTGAATTAAATAATAAAGAAAAAATTCAATCATTATCATCTTATATTTTTAATTATGCACCATTCTTATTGAGTACAATAACTTCTATTGGTACTTATTCAAATTTAAGTTATAAAACAGTTGACTATTTGATTATTGATGAAGCTTCTCAAGCAACTTTTTTAAGTTGTTTACCAGCAATGGCAAGAGCAAGAAACATAATTATTGTTGGTGATCTAAAACAATTAAAACAAATCGATGATGAAAACTTTAAAAGAATTGATAAAAAATTATTAGAAAGTCAAATTCAACCACATAATAAAGAATTATTAATTAGTAATAATAATCCAATTAATGCAATTTCTTCATTATTTGGTAATCGGGTTCTCAATGTTATACTTCAAGAACATTATCGTTGTCATCCTGATATTATTAATTTTTGTAATGAAATTTATTATGAAAATAAATTAATCCCAATGACATATAATTTATATCCAGATAATTATGAAGCAATGAGCGTTATTGAAGTTGAATCAAATTCTGGAGCTATTAGACAAAATAGAAGTTGAGTTTCAGAATCTGAGGCTCATATTGTTTCTAATTTATTAGAACAAGAAAATAAATATAATTATAATGATATTGGTGTTATTTCTCCTTATGCAGAACAATCAAAGAAAATTAAAAATTTAATTTTATCAATTGCAAAAGATATTGAAATTAATACAGTTCATAAATTTCAAGGAAGAGATAAAAAAAAGATTATTTATTGTATAACGCAAGATAAAGTTTCAAATTTAGAATTTTCAGCAAATTCTAATTTGGTAAATGTTGCTGTATCACGTGCTAAAGATGAGCTTGTTGTTGTAGTTAATAAAAGAATTTGTGAAACTAATAAAAACAATGATATTACAAGGCTAATTAATTATATTAATGTTTTATATAAAGGAAAAACTTTCTTTAAACAGACAATCGGTGTTTTTGCTGCATTATCTTCTAGTAATTATGAAATAGAAACACAAGAAAAAAAATTTAATGGATTTATTGGAGAAACATCAGAATATATATTTTCAAAAATTTTAGATAAATTAATAAATCAAATTATAGATATTAAATATATAAAGCATTACAATTTAAAATTGGTTGTTAAAAATCAAGAAGGATTTAATGATAGAGAAAAACAATTTATTAATCATCCTTGGTCACATTTAGATTTTTTAATTTTTAATAAAATTTCAAAAAAACCAATAATAGCAATTGAAGTTGATGGTCAACAACATAATAAATCAATTCAATTATGAAGAGATAAAGTTAAAGATAAAGCACTTGAAAAAAATGGAATTAAAATTTATAGAATTAAAACAATTTCAATTAATGGTGAAGATAAAATAATTAATGAATTAAAGAATTTAATTGTGTAA
- a CDS encoding Mbov_0401 family ICE element transposase-like protein gives MLNVFNSFKDINFVEEINIDVNLIGKQKLKEKYEKLDQELRKQNRNGQNGYILWGKKNKMMKTPFGNIIIKASRFRYYDKKENKFKTTTLLNKKIGLKNNQTIILSVKIAIWKLMDSAKRQRDIMDMYPKLNISKMTITNINKEVDFAKLFKEQLKTKTEKIIVQTPYLYAGVDDSFSNLTKYKKIEKNMFRTAYFHTGYDEIKSTKNKNVLKDKKIFIVMKSVKNKYYLIKKYKKEFLHFLNQNFNIENCKLTLAGDGAKWIQKFANEIGAIFILDQFHLMKELKTIFPYRRRKLTKNLTDNEKIRKQIYWDMNKLFKNGDPDEAIKYLKKLITRKNIKEYPLLKDKKDKIKDFIKYIKNNSEGIKVYKEDWYMGSCTEPQISHNVKWLKGYGAKSYSEKVFKNMIAIKMAKENGVNLIEFYLNKLNKKNEKEYNYYFKNEDKHNQQFLINKNVAHQAQGFV, from the coding sequence ATGTTAAATGTTTTTAATAGTTTTAAAGATATAAACTTTGTTGAAGAAATAAATATTGATGTTAATTTAATAGGAAAACAAAAATTAAAAGAAAAATATGAAAAACTTGATCAAGAATTAAGGAAGCAAAACCGTAATGGCCAAAATGGTTATATTTTGTGAGGAAAAAAGAATAAAATGATGAAAACTCCCTTTGGCAATATTATAATTAAAGCTTCTAGATTTCGTTATTATGATAAAAAAGAAAATAAATTTAAAACAACAACTTTATTAAATAAAAAAATTGGTTTAAAAAATAATCAAACAATTATTTTAAGTGTTAAAATAGCAATTTGAAAATTAATGGATAGTGCTAAAAGACAAAGAGATATTATGGATATGTACCCAAAATTAAATATATCTAAGATGACAATCACAAACATTAATAAAGAGGTTGATTTTGCTAAATTATTTAAAGAACAATTAAAAACAAAGACTGAAAAAATAATTGTCCAAACACCATATTTGTATGCTGGAGTTGACGATTCTTTTAGTAATTTAACAAAATATAAAAAAATAGAAAAAAATATGTTTAGAACAGCATATTTTCATACTGGGTATGATGAAATAAAAAGCACTAAAAATAAAAATGTTCTAAAAGATAAAAAAATTTTTATTGTTATGAAATCAGTAAAAAATAAATACTATCTTATTAAAAAATATAAAAAAGAATTTTTACATTTTTTAAATCAAAATTTTAATATTGAAAATTGTAAGTTAACTCTAGCAGGTGATGGAGCAAAATGAATCCAAAAATTTGCTAATGAAATTGGTGCAATTTTTATTTTAGATCAATTTCATTTAATGAAAGAATTAAAAACAATATTTCCTTATCGAAGAAGAAAACTTACTAAAAATTTAACCGATAATGAAAAAATAAGAAAACAAATTTATTGAGATATGAATAAATTATTTAAAAATGGCGATCCTGATGAAGCAATAAAATATTTAAAAAAATTAATTACAAGAAAAAATATTAAAGAATATCCATTATTAAAAGATAAAAAAGATAAAATCAAAGATTTCATTAAATATATCAAAAATAATTCTGAGGGTATTAAAGTTTATAAAGAGGATTGATATATGGGGTCTTGTACTGAACCACAAATTTCGCATAATGTAAAATGATTAAAAGGATATGGTGCTAAATCATATAGTGAAAAAGTTTTTAAAAATATGATTGCAATAAAAATGGCAAAAGAAAATGGTGTTAATTTAATTGAGTTTTATCTTAATAAATTAAACAAAAAAAATGAAAAAGAATATAATTATTATTTTAAAAATGAAGATAAACATAATCAGCAATTTTTAATAAATAAAAATGTTGCTCACCAAGCACAAGGTTTTGTCTAA
- a CDS encoding cation:dicarboxylate symporter family transporter, with amino-acid sequence MKPVIQGFTTQSYNVTLPVKMEVLKDDIKVKENLVGIFAPLTTTMGLTACTPAQSGIIVSFISTAGLYYLTVANFFIVLLKILHIY; translated from the coding sequence ATCAAACCGGTAATTCAGGGTTTTACAACTCAATCTTATAATGTAACCTTACCGGTAAAAATGGAAGTTTTAAAAGATGATATAAAAGTAAAAGAGAATCTTGTTGGAATATTTGCTCCTTTAACTACAACAATGGGGTTAACTGCTTGTACACCTGCACAATCAGGAATTATTGTTTCTTTTATTTCAACAGCTGGTTTATATTATTTAACTGTTGCTAATTTCTTTATTGTTTTATTGAAGATATTGCACATTTATTAG
- a CDS encoding cation:dicarboxylate symporter family transporter, with the protein MIFLNAILLMTVPVVFLAIARAVSKPEKDESSRRGTIITITILLLNVAAMFIITLFIGIAFNIGSGFIISGSGNYEKDVSKPLPKIIWNYVLFNFI; encoded by the coding sequence ATGATTTTCTTAAATGCAATTTTATTAATGACTGTTCCTGTTGTATTCTTAGCAATTGCAAGAGCTGTTTCAAAACCAGAAAAAGATGAATCTTCACGAAGAGGAACAATTATTACAATTACTATTTTATTATTAAATGTTGCAGCAATGTTTATTATTACATTATTTATTGGGATTGCATTTAATATTGGTAGTGGATTTATAATTTCCGGAAGTGGGAATTATGAAAAAGATGTATCAAAGCCATTGCCAAAAATTATTTGGAATTATGTTCTGTTTAATTTTATATAA
- the rpsR gene encoding 30S ribosomal protein S18, protein MNPKFKRFKKECYFTKNKITYIDYKDIELLKKFISGNGQILPKRVTGTTAKNQRMLATAIKRARQMALLPFVID, encoded by the coding sequence ATGAATCCAAAATTTAAACGTTTTAAAAAAGAATGTTATTTTACAAAAAATAAAATAACATACATTGATTATAAAGATATTGAATTATTGAAAAAATTTATTTCTGGTAATGGGCAAATTTTGCCAAAACGAGTAACAGGAACAACTGCTAAAAATCAAAGAATGTTAGCAACAGCAATTAAAAGAGCTCGTCAAATGGCTTTATTACCATTTGTTATTGATTAA